A section of the Methanoregula sp. genome encodes:
- a CDS encoding isochorismatase family cysteine hydrolase — protein MGRPALLIIDMQNDFVLEGKPLRVAGSAAVIPKIQSVLAEFRKRKLPVFHILRVHRSDGSDVEIIRQDLFRKQPFAVAGTPGAAVIDELTPEAGEHVLTKTRMSAFIGTELDLVLRTLHVTTLVVCGIQTPNCIRTTVFDGIAYNYPVVLVGDATGAASGEVHLANIRDMQNIGVKIVKSGDVAALLDAQ, from the coding sequence ATGGGACGACCTGCACTGCTCATCATCGATATGCAGAACGATTTCGTACTGGAAGGAAAGCCGCTGAGAGTTGCCGGATCCGCAGCCGTAATACCCAAGATCCAGTCTGTGCTTGCCGAGTTCAGGAAACGAAAGCTGCCGGTCTTTCATATCCTGCGGGTGCACCGGTCCGATGGGTCGGACGTGGAAATCATCCGGCAGGATCTTTTCCGGAAGCAGCCCTTTGCCGTTGCCGGCACCCCGGGGGCCGCAGTTATTGATGAACTAACACCTGAGGCAGGGGAGCATGTGCTCACCAAGACCCGCATGAGTGCGTTCATTGGCACGGAACTCGACCTGGTGCTCCGGACCCTTCACGTTACTACGCTTGTGGTCTGCGGCATCCAGACCCCGAACTGCATCCGGACAACCGTCTTCGATGGCATTGCGTATAATTACCCGGTGGTGCTGGTCGGCGATGCAACCGGGGCTGCCTCGGGAGAGGTGCACCTCGCAAATATCCGGGATATGCAGAATATCGGCGTTAAGATTGTCAAATCGGGGGATGTGGCCGCTCTGCTGGATGCCCAATAA